The following coding sequences lie in one Amycolatopsis cihanbeyliensis genomic window:
- a CDS encoding AzlD domain-containing protein has translation MTLVVATLVLGVGTFAFRFAGPVLRARVELSERAEKLMATSAVVLLGALVATQALIVEQEFAGFARPAGVLVGGVLAWRKAPFIVVVLAAAGTGAGLRLLGVP, from the coding sequence ATGACCCTGGTGGTGGCCACCCTCGTGCTCGGCGTGGGTACCTTCGCCTTCCGGTTCGCCGGGCCGGTGCTGCGGGCGCGGGTCGAACTGTCCGAGCGGGCGGAGAAGCTGATGGCCACCTCCGCCGTCGTGCTGCTCGGCGCCCTGGTGGCCACGCAGGCGCTGATCGTCGAGCAGGAGTTCGCCGGCTTCGCCCGTCCGGCCGGTGTGCTGGTGGGCGGTGTGCTGGCCTGGCGCAAGGCTCCGTTCATCGTGGTCGTGCTCGCCGCGGCCGGAACCGGGGCGGGGTTGCGGCTACTCGGCGTGCCCTGA
- a CDS encoding helix-turn-helix domain-containing protein, whose translation MTHEEARGGAPLEAIAEALRRQRVRSGLSLTEVARRAGVAKSTLSQLEAGTGNPSVETLWALGVALDVPFSRLVEPQRPRVQVIRAGEGPAVASERADYVATLLASCPPNARRDIYLITVEPGAPRESEPHMPGVVEHVVLCSGRALIGVTTDPVELAPGDYVAYPGDLPHVFHALRPGTVAVLVSEHV comes from the coding sequence ATGACCCACGAGGAGGCCCGCGGCGGCGCACCGCTCGAGGCGATCGCCGAGGCGTTACGCAGGCAGCGCGTCCGGTCGGGGCTGTCGCTCACCGAGGTCGCCCGGCGCGCCGGGGTGGCCAAGTCGACGCTCTCCCAGCTCGAGGCGGGGACGGGCAATCCGAGCGTGGAGACGTTGTGGGCCCTCGGGGTGGCCCTGGACGTGCCGTTCTCCAGGCTGGTCGAACCCCAGCGGCCGCGGGTGCAGGTGATCAGGGCGGGTGAGGGACCAGCGGTGGCCTCCGAGCGGGCCGACTACGTGGCCACCCTGCTTGCCTCCTGCCCACCGAACGCGCGGCGGGACATCTACCTGATCACGGTGGAACCGGGAGCGCCGCGGGAGTCGGAGCCCCATATGCCGGGCGTGGTCGAGCACGTCGTGCTCTGCTCGGGACGGGCGCTGATCGGCGTCACCACCGACCCGGTGGAGCTGGCTCCCGGGGACTACGTCGCCTACCCCGGCGACCTGCCGCACGTGTTCCACGCCCTGCGGCCGGGGACGGTGGCCGTGCTGGTCTCCGAGCACGTCTGA
- a CDS encoding protein-L-isoaspartate O-methyltransferase family protein, which translates to MTIGWTSTPELDDRLARYADELRERGAITTDAVRAAFATVPRHAFLRSFYFRADRHALKPGELPPSELLDIIYANNSLVTHDGRTPGQPMSSSSGPSVMARMLEALRLRPGLRVLEIGAGTGYNAALIHAITGAEVTAVEAGDAAATEAAVAIAELGLAEQIRIVHGDGYRGDPERGRWDRIVVTCGIAGIPEGWLTQLAEDGLIVAPIAHAGVHPILTVGRDTSTVVGQIALWADFMPATGGLRPSSLSAHDPENDIATRPVHRLAGATPMVGAEGYTDLTCYLAARDERTTRAYVEDDSFDPVAGMTALVQDGAAAWIQHTGDLVVAGEAEHTGPLQARLRELADRWIEAGKPAATGWSTVFAPHPDLAAPLLTPSRWRHSDLRT; encoded by the coding sequence ATGACGATCGGCTGGACGAGCACGCCCGAGCTGGACGACCGGCTGGCCCGCTACGCCGACGAGTTGCGCGAGCGGGGAGCGATCACCACCGATGCGGTGCGCGCCGCGTTCGCCACGGTGCCGCGGCACGCGTTCTTACGCAGCTTCTACTTCCGCGCCGACCGCCACGCCCTCAAGCCGGGTGAACTGCCCCCGTCGGAGTTGCTGGACATCATCTACGCGAACAACTCGCTGGTCACCCACGACGGCCGCACACCGGGCCAGCCGATGTCGTCCTCCTCCGGGCCGAGTGTGATGGCGCGGATGCTGGAAGCGTTGCGGCTGCGGCCGGGGTTGCGGGTGCTGGAGATCGGCGCGGGCACCGGCTACAACGCCGCCCTCATCCACGCCATCACCGGTGCCGAGGTCACCGCCGTCGAGGCCGGGGATGCGGCGGCTACCGAGGCCGCGGTCGCGATCGCCGAGCTCGGCCTGGCCGAGCAGATCCGGATCGTGCACGGCGACGGCTACCGCGGCGACCCCGAGCGGGGACGGTGGGACCGCATCGTCGTCACCTGCGGCATCGCGGGAATCCCCGAAGGCTGGCTAACCCAGCTCGCCGAGGACGGACTGATCGTGGCGCCGATCGCGCACGCCGGGGTTCACCCCATCCTCACCGTCGGCCGCGACACCAGCACGGTGGTGGGTCAGATCGCGCTGTGGGCGGACTTCATGCCTGCCACCGGAGGCCTGCGGCCTTCTAGCCTGTCCGCCCACGACCCGGAAAACGATATCGCTACCCGGCCGGTGCATCGCCTCGCCGGGGCCACGCCCATGGTCGGCGCCGAGGGCTACACCGACCTGACCTGCTACCTTGCCGCCCGTGACGAGCGCACCACCCGCGCCTACGTCGAGGACGACTCGTTCGACCCGGTCGCCGGGATGACCGCGCTGGTCCAGGACGGGGCGGCGGCGTGGATCCAGCATACCGGCGACCTCGTCGTTGCGGGTGAAGCCGAGCACACCGGCCCGCTGCAAGCCCGGTTGCGGGAACTGGCCGACCGGTGGATCGAGGCGGGGAAACCGGCCGCCACCGGGTGGAGCACCGTGTTCGCTCCGCACCCTGACCTCGCCGCACCGCTGCTCACGCCGAGCCGCTGGCGGCACTCGGACCTCAGGACGTGA
- a CDS encoding DUF1737 domain-containing protein, protein MSEPPNGKLRYRLLTGPDDQAFCRRVSEAIAEGYRLHGSPAATFDGEHVVLAQAVVWPEG, encoded by the coding sequence ATGAGTGAGCCACCGAACGGGAAACTCCGCTACCGCCTGCTGACCGGGCCGGACGACCAGGCGTTCTGTCGCCGGGTCAGCGAGGCCATCGCCGAGGGCTACCGACTGCATGGCAGCCCCGCCGCGACCTTCGACGGCGAGCACGTCGTGCTGGCCCAAGCCGTGGTCTGGCCGGAAGGGTAG
- a CDS encoding DUF4262 domain-containing protein → MSAVTAEILTSEEEELREWIVSQGEQRGNAVISVSRDENGAGYAFTACAWALHEVPEAVVVGLPEEIAPVLLDAYVDRAAAGERFEFGKVYEDFFEGVPLTFEQVAKGHYPEFFGSAFLVYPDGDFPAVQMIVPTPEGVWPWEDHAPDGFAAWQPVLTVSGVPESWTPGVDGP, encoded by the coding sequence ATGTCCGCCGTGACGGCCGAGATCCTGACCTCAGAAGAGGAAGAACTGCGTGAGTGGATTGTTTCCCAGGGCGAGCAACGGGGAAACGCCGTCATCTCGGTGAGCAGGGACGAGAACGGGGCGGGCTACGCCTTCACCGCGTGTGCCTGGGCTCTGCACGAGGTTCCCGAGGCAGTGGTCGTCGGCCTCCCCGAGGAGATCGCGCCGGTGCTGCTCGACGCCTATGTGGACCGGGCGGCCGCGGGTGAGCGGTTCGAGTTCGGCAAGGTCTACGAGGACTTTTTCGAGGGCGTGCCACTGACTTTCGAGCAGGTGGCGAAGGGCCACTACCCGGAGTTCTTCGGCAGCGCGTTCCTGGTGTACCCGGATGGCGACTTCCCAGCCGTGCAGATGATCGTGCCGACGCCGGAAGGTGTGTGGCCGTGGGAGGACCACGCCCCGGACGGTTTCGCCGCCTGGCAGCCGGTGCTCACCGTCAGTGGTGTCCCGGAGAGTTGGACCCCCGGCGTCGACGGACCCTGA
- a CDS encoding AzlC family ABC transporter permease has protein sequence MRSIRRTLDRELVRDIGLVCLAGAVVAASFGAIAVSSGFPLWLPMLMSLLVFAGAAQFLFVGIVASGGNPAAAVLAGLLVNARHIPFGFAVGELLGTGWARRVAGTHLMVDETVAFALAEREGERRRAAYWTCGIGLFLCWNVGVVVGGLGGTAISDPAALGLDAAFPAVLLALLLPSLRDPAALRATLVGVAIALATAPFLPPGLPVLLALGGVLTAFGTGGKRPRRNDGVNDKADSADRTDRGTLC, from the coding sequence ATGCGTTCGATACGACGAACACTGGATCGGGAACTGGTCCGCGACATCGGCCTGGTCTGCCTTGCCGGCGCGGTCGTGGCCGCCTCGTTCGGTGCCATCGCGGTGAGTTCGGGCTTCCCGCTGTGGCTGCCCATGCTGATGTCCCTGCTGGTCTTCGCCGGTGCGGCACAGTTCCTCTTCGTGGGGATCGTCGCCTCAGGTGGTAACCCGGCCGCGGCCGTGCTCGCCGGGCTGCTGGTCAACGCCCGGCACATCCCGTTCGGCTTCGCGGTGGGCGAGTTGCTGGGTACCGGTTGGGCCCGCCGGGTGGCCGGTACCCACCTGATGGTCGACGAGACCGTGGCCTTCGCGCTGGCCGAGCGGGAGGGCGAGCGGCGCAGGGCCGCCTACTGGACCTGCGGCATCGGGTTGTTCCTGTGCTGGAACGTCGGCGTAGTGGTCGGCGGGCTCGGCGGTACCGCGATCAGCGATCCCGCCGCGCTCGGCCTGGACGCCGCGTTCCCCGCCGTCCTGCTGGCGCTGTTGCTGCCCTCGCTGCGCGACCCGGCGGCCCTGCGCGCGACGCTGGTCGGCGTGGCCATCGCGCTGGCCACGGCGCCGTTCCTGCCCCCGGGGCTGCCCGTGCTGCTGGCGCTGGGCGGCGTGCTGACGGCCTTCGGTACCGGCGGGAAGCGCCCGCGACGGAACGACGGCGTGAACGACAAGGCCGACAGCGCGGACAGGACGGACAGGGGGACACTGTGCTAG
- the pdxS gene encoding pyridoxal 5'-phosphate synthase lyase subunit PdxS: protein MTDVQTTSSTQPETGTARVKRGMAEMLKGGVIMDVVDAEQAKIAEDAGAVAVMALERVPADIRAQGGVARMSDPDLIEGIINKVSIPVMAKARIGHFVEARVLQSLGVDYVDESEVLTPADYANHIDKWAFTVPFVCGATNLGEALRRITEGAAMIRSKGEAGTGDVSNATTHMRSIRTELRKLSALPEDELYVAAKELQAPYELVKEVAERGKLPVVLFTAGGIATPADAAMMMQLGAEGVFVGSGIFKSGNPAQRAEAIVKATTFHDDPDVLAKVSRGLGEAMVGINVLDVPEPHRLAERGW, encoded by the coding sequence GTGACCGACGTCCAGACCACCAGCTCTACCCAGCCGGAGACCGGCACCGCGCGCGTGAAGCGCGGGATGGCGGAGATGCTCAAGGGCGGTGTGATCATGGATGTGGTCGACGCCGAGCAGGCCAAGATCGCCGAGGACGCAGGCGCCGTCGCGGTGATGGCGCTGGAGCGCGTGCCCGCCGACATCCGCGCGCAGGGCGGGGTGGCCAGGATGAGCGACCCCGACCTGATCGAGGGGATCATCAACAAGGTGTCCATCCCGGTGATGGCCAAGGCGCGGATCGGGCACTTCGTCGAGGCGCGGGTGCTGCAGTCCCTCGGCGTTGACTATGTGGACGAGTCCGAGGTGCTGACCCCTGCCGACTACGCCAACCACATCGACAAGTGGGCCTTCACCGTGCCGTTCGTCTGCGGCGCCACCAATCTCGGCGAGGCCCTGCGGCGGATCACCGAGGGCGCGGCGATGATCCGGTCCAAGGGCGAGGCGGGCACCGGGGATGTCTCCAACGCCACCACGCACATGCGCAGTATCCGGACCGAGCTGCGCAAACTGTCCGCGCTGCCGGAGGACGAGCTCTACGTCGCGGCCAAGGAGTTGCAGGCCCCGTACGAGCTGGTCAAGGAGGTCGCCGAGCGCGGGAAGCTGCCGGTGGTGCTGTTCACCGCGGGTGGGATCGCCACCCCGGCGGACGCGGCGATGATGATGCAGCTCGGCGCCGAGGGCGTGTTCGTCGGCTCCGGCATCTTCAAGTCGGGCAACCCGGCGCAGCGGGCCGAGGCGATCGTCAAGGCCACCACCTTCCACGACGACCCGGACGTGCTCGCGAAGGTCTCCCGCGGCCTCGGCGAGGCCATGGTCGGGATCAACGTTTTAGATGTGCCCGAGCCTCACCGTCTGGCAGAGCGGGGCTGGTAA
- a CDS encoding lasso RiPP family leader peptide-containing protein, producing MDPDQQQERQAEYEPPQVSEVGEFGAVTQGQYSRNRSDDGDAGGYFPG from the coding sequence ATGGATCCCGATCAGCAGCAGGAACGGCAGGCCGAGTACGAGCCGCCGCAGGTAAGCGAGGTCGGCGAGTTCGGCGCGGTGACGCAGGGCCAGTACTCGCGCAACCGCTCGGATGACGGGGACGCTGGCGGCTACTTCCCCGGATGA
- a CDS encoding endonuclease/exonuclease/phosphatase family protein, whose product MRDDRAGVSRRGALGIAGAVGVAGITGSTGAHAEPTRGPGRRLIGPSFGHELHVMSFNIRYDARAEPGTPDSWTDRRPVLARFLRLEQPTVLGVQEALYHQVREVSADLPAHYDWIGLGREGGSRGEFMAVYYDTRRVEPVDFDHFWLSETPNVIGSTSWGNTVVRMVTLVRFRDRRGREFVHVNTHFDHRSENSRQRSAELVAERITGFDPGLPVVLTGDFNSPAEDSESFRILTEAGLSDTWHTAERRLTPAWGTFGGYREPVEGGDRIDWILASSGVRTRKAAINPFTVRGRYPSDHLPVQVLVSLDGMMGA is encoded by the coding sequence GTGCGGGACGATAGGGCCGGGGTGTCCCGGCGTGGCGCGCTCGGTATCGCCGGGGCTGTGGGCGTCGCCGGAATCACGGGTTCCACGGGGGCGCATGCCGAGCCCACGCGCGGGCCGGGACGGCGGCTGATCGGCCCCTCCTTCGGGCACGAGTTGCACGTCATGTCCTTCAACATCCGCTACGACGCCCGTGCGGAGCCCGGCACTCCGGACTCCTGGACCGACCGCAGGCCGGTGCTGGCCAGGTTCTTGCGGCTGGAGCAACCGACTGTGCTCGGTGTCCAGGAGGCGTTGTATCACCAGGTCAGGGAGGTGAGCGCGGACCTGCCGGCGCACTACGACTGGATCGGTCTCGGCAGGGAAGGCGGTAGCCGGGGCGAGTTCATGGCCGTCTACTACGACACCCGCCGGGTCGAGCCGGTCGATTTCGACCACTTCTGGCTCTCCGAGACCCCGAACGTGATCGGGTCGACCTCCTGGGGCAACACCGTGGTCCGGATGGTGACCCTGGTGCGTTTCCGTGATCGCCGCGGCCGCGAGTTCGTGCACGTCAACACGCATTTCGATCACCGATCCGAGAACTCGCGGCAGCGCAGCGCCGAACTGGTCGCCGAGCGGATCACCGGGTTCGACCCCGGGTTGCCCGTGGTGCTGACCGGTGACTTCAACAGCCCGGCCGAGGACTCCGAATCCTTCCGCATCCTCACCGAAGCGGGGCTGAGCGACACCTGGCACACCGCCGAGCGCAGGCTGACCCCGGCGTGGGGCACCTTCGGCGGCTACCGGGAGCCGGTGGAGGGCGGCGACCGGATCGACTGGATCCTGGCGAGCTCCGGCGTGCGTACCCGCAAGGCCGCGATCAACCCGTTCACCGTGCGCGGCCGCTACCCTTCCGATCACCTACCCGTCCAGGTCCTGGTGAGCCTCGACGGCATGATGGGTGCATGA
- a CDS encoding lasso peptide biosynthesis B2 protein codes for MSAPIVLEPPVALTAAERVRAVAAVGVARLVLAGTRARPARVGAILRVLRLGTHPVDTESAARARASVVTVSLRCASDHGCLLRSVAIVIAARLAGGSVMWRVGAASPPPALHAWVEAGGVPVGEPFDPRLLYRPLITI; via the coding sequence ATGAGCGCCCCGATCGTGCTGGAACCCCCGGTCGCGCTGACGGCCGCCGAGCGGGTCCGCGCGGTGGCCGCGGTCGGCGTGGCGCGGCTGGTGCTGGCGGGGACGCGGGCTCGCCCGGCCCGGGTCGGCGCTATCCTGCGCGTCCTTCGCCTCGGTACCCACCCAGTCGACACCGAAAGCGCCGCGCGGGCACGGGCGAGCGTGGTCACCGTATCGTTGCGCTGCGCGTCCGATCACGGCTGTCTGCTGCGATCGGTGGCCATCGTGATCGCCGCCCGGCTGGCCGGGGGATCGGTGATGTGGCGGGTCGGTGCCGCCTCGCCGCCACCCGCGCTGCACGCCTGGGTCGAGGCCGGCGGCGTACCGGTGGGCGAGCCGTTCGACCCGCGGCTGCTGTACCGGCCACTGATCACCATCTGA
- a CDS encoding asparagine synthase-related protein: protein MTGTTTPNVPRPRWWCALPDTASAAPVTAALGNEGLVAARHRSGRAWIVTHSNTPSPQVNVLGAVSVAVPVAPVPRPVALESAVRSAVDDGEFTPLMAATGGATVVLAEGERLRVVADAAGFHRVFVARCVGVPVLASHADVLRRLVDAPVDRAWLAAKLASPEMPSPVRQNRSPFVGVHPVPAGHVLVVDGHRIRTARWWRAPEPVGGLSDGAAELAEALTQAVGDRLGARAPGRASVQASGGLDSTTLAFLTAAADPLLVTTAGTSPVDDDVVWARRVAGTLGLEHRVVGTEEIPLFFSDLDRPIGAGMDEPCSFTAGGARQRYVATVLAEHSIAVNLNGQGGDEVLLAPLAWLPGGRGAGRLTWRTVCGHAALHGVSTMALLGARCRRRGYPAWLRRTAADLRHPAPTAVDLVGWEAAPLLPPWATREAEQLLAGLLGEVEPKPVHPDAGVHAAVVRIQASAYRARLYADAMTAAGVPTVMPFFDHAVVSACLAVRPEYRGDPWWPKPLLRHAFRDRIPAHLLARRTKGHYNHDLYRGWAAHCGQVQALLADSRLAELDLVDPDRLRTELAAFGPSGLPPGFVTDLVALEVWLRDLDRATAPPSRGRACA from the coding sequence ATGACCGGCACAACCACACCGAACGTCCCCAGGCCGCGCTGGTGGTGCGCGCTGCCGGACACCGCCTCCGCCGCGCCGGTGACAGCCGCGCTGGGCAATGAGGGCTTGGTCGCGGCTCGGCACCGGTCGGGCCGGGCGTGGATCGTGACCCACTCGAACACACCGTCGCCGCAGGTGAACGTGCTGGGCGCGGTGTCGGTGGCTGTGCCCGTCGCCCCCGTTCCTCGGCCTGTTGCGCTGGAGAGCGCGGTGCGCAGCGCGGTCGACGACGGCGAGTTCACGCCGCTGATGGCGGCCACCGGCGGCGCGACCGTGGTGCTCGCCGAGGGTGAGCGGCTGCGTGTGGTGGCGGACGCGGCCGGGTTTCATCGGGTGTTCGTCGCCCGCTGTGTTGGGGTGCCGGTGCTGGCCAGTCACGCGGATGTGCTGCGCCGGCTGGTGGATGCGCCGGTGGACCGGGCGTGGCTGGCGGCGAAGCTGGCCAGTCCGGAGATGCCCAGCCCGGTGCGCCAGAACCGGTCGCCCTTCGTCGGGGTCCATCCGGTCCCGGCCGGGCACGTGCTCGTGGTCGACGGGCACCGGATCCGGACCGCGCGGTGGTGGCGGGCACCCGAGCCCGTCGGTGGCCTCTCCGACGGGGCCGCCGAGCTCGCCGAGGCTCTCACCCAGGCCGTCGGGGACCGGCTCGGCGCCCGCGCGCCGGGAAGGGCGAGCGTGCAGGCCTCCGGCGGCCTGGACTCCACGACCCTGGCCTTCCTCACAGCCGCGGCGGATCCGCTGCTGGTCACCACCGCGGGCACGTCACCCGTCGACGACGACGTGGTCTGGGCCCGCCGGGTGGCCGGCACGCTCGGCCTTGAGCACCGCGTGGTGGGCACGGAGGAGATTCCGTTATTCTTCTCCGACCTGGACCGGCCCATCGGCGCGGGGATGGACGAACCGTGCTCCTTCACTGCGGGCGGCGCCCGGCAGCGCTATGTGGCGACGGTGCTCGCTGAGCACAGCATCGCGGTGAACCTCAACGGGCAGGGCGGTGATGAGGTGCTGCTCGCTCCGCTGGCCTGGCTACCCGGCGGCCGCGGTGCGGGCCGGTTGACATGGCGGACCGTCTGCGGGCACGCCGCGCTGCACGGGGTGTCGACAATGGCGCTGCTGGGCGCGCGGTGTCGCCGCCGCGGCTACCCGGCTTGGCTGCGACGCACCGCCGCCGACCTGCGCCACCCGGCGCCGACCGCAGTCGATCTGGTGGGGTGGGAGGCCGCGCCGCTGCTGCCGCCCTGGGCCACGCGCGAGGCCGAGCAGTTGCTGGCCGGGCTGCTCGGCGAGGTCGAGCCGAAGCCGGTGCATCCGGATGCCGGGGTGCACGCGGCGGTGGTGCGGATCCAGGCCTCGGCCTACCGCGCCAGGCTCTACGCCGACGCGATGACCGCGGCCGGGGTGCCGACGGTGATGCCGTTCTTCGACCACGCCGTGGTGTCCGCGTGCCTGGCGGTGCGGCCCGAGTACCGCGGCGATCCGTGGTGGCCGAAGCCGCTGCTGCGTCACGCTTTCCGCGACCGGATTCCGGCGCACCTGCTGGCACGCCGGACGAAGGGGCACTACAACCACGACCTCTACCGCGGCTGGGCCGCCCACTGCGGCCAGGTGCAGGCGCTGCTGGCCGACTCTCGGCTGGCGGAGCTGGATCTGGTCGATCCCGACCGGCTCAGGACCGAGCTCGCCGCGTTCGGGCCGAGCGGGTTACCACCCGGGTTTGTCACCGACTTGGTCGCGCTCGAGGTGTGGCTACGCGACCTGGATCGGGCGACCGCGCCGCCGAGCCGGGGGCGGGCATGCGCCTGA
- a CDS encoding YebC/PmpR family DNA-binding transcriptional regulator — MSGHSKWATTKHKKAALDAKRGKLFARLIKNVEVAARSGGGDPDANPTLYDAIVKANKNSVPKDNIERARRRGAGEEAGGAEWQTIMYEGYAPNGVAVLIECLTDNKNRAASEVRTALTRHGGSLADPGSVSYLFNRRGVVIMPKNGLSEDDVLMAVLDAGAEEVNDLGESFEIISEATDLVSVRSAVQEAGYEYESADANFLATVNVPLDAEGAKKVFRLIDALEDCDDVQNVFANFDVSDEVLAEVG, encoded by the coding sequence ATGAGCGGCCACTCCAAGTGGGCCACCACCAAGCACAAGAAGGCCGCCCTCGACGCCAAGCGTGGCAAGCTGTTCGCGCGGTTGATCAAGAACGTCGAGGTCGCCGCGCGTTCCGGCGGGGGCGACCCGGACGCCAACCCCACGCTGTACGACGCCATCGTCAAGGCGAACAAGAACTCGGTGCCCAAGGACAACATCGAACGCGCGCGCAGGCGCGGCGCCGGTGAGGAGGCCGGTGGCGCCGAGTGGCAGACGATCATGTACGAGGGCTACGCGCCGAACGGTGTCGCCGTGCTGATCGAGTGCCTCACCGACAATAAGAACCGCGCGGCGAGCGAGGTGCGCACGGCTCTCACCCGGCACGGCGGCTCGCTGGCCGACCCGGGCTCGGTGTCCTACCTGTTCAACCGCAGGGGCGTCGTGATCATGCCGAAGAACGGGCTCTCCGAGGACGACGTGCTGATGGCCGTGCTGGACGCCGGCGCGGAGGAGGTCAACGACCTCGGTGAGAGCTTCGAGATCATCTCCGAGGCCACCGACCTGGTGTCGGTGCGCTCCGCGGTGCAGGAGGCCGGGTACGAGTACGAGTCGGCCGACGCGAACTTCCTGGCCACGGTCAACGTGCCGCTGGACGCCGAGGGTGCCAAGAAGGTGTTCCGGCTGATCGACGCGTTGGAGGACTGCGACGACGTGCAGAACGTGTTCGCCAACTTCGACGTCTCGGACGAGGTGCTGGCCGAAGTCGGTTGA
- the pdxT gene encoding pyridoxal 5'-phosphate synthase glutaminase subunit PdxT: MTARPVVGVLALQGDVREHAAMLESAGARAVAVRRPEELAAVHGLVLPGGESTTMSRLLDTFELLEPLRARIAAGMPAFGSCAGMILLAKQALDGRPDQHQLDGLDMVVRRNAFGRQVDSFEEDLDFTGIPGEPLHAVFIRAPWVEKIGDGVEVLARAPDTPSAEGAVDRIVAVRQQNALATAFHPELTGDERVHRLFVRIVQGA; this comes from the coding sequence GTGACGGCACGGCCCGTGGTCGGCGTGCTCGCCCTGCAAGGCGACGTACGGGAGCACGCCGCGATGCTGGAGAGCGCGGGTGCGCGAGCCGTCGCCGTCCGGCGACCGGAGGAACTGGCTGCCGTGCACGGCCTGGTGCTGCCGGGCGGGGAGTCCACCACGATGTCCCGGCTGCTCGACACGTTCGAGTTGCTCGAGCCGCTGCGCGCGCGGATCGCCGCCGGTATGCCGGCCTTCGGCTCCTGCGCCGGGATGATCCTGCTGGCCAAGCAGGCCCTCGACGGGCGGCCGGACCAGCACCAGCTGGACGGGCTGGACATGGTCGTGCGGCGGAACGCCTTCGGCAGGCAGGTCGACTCCTTCGAGGAGGACCTGGACTTCACCGGGATCCCCGGCGAGCCGCTGCACGCCGTCTTCATCCGCGCGCCGTGGGTGGAGAAGATCGGCGACGGGGTCGAGGTACTCGCGAGGGCGCCGGATACCCCGTCCGCCGAGGGCGCTGTGGATAGGATCGTCGCGGTGCGGCAGCAGAACGCGCTGGCCACCGCCTTCCATCCGGAGCTCACCGGTGACGAGCGCGTGCACCGGTTGTTCGTGCGCATCGTGCAGGGCGCGTAG
- a CDS encoding PqqD family protein: MRLIRRGRTAPMSVVPGRGVRVTRVDDGYTLIDARGRVLHLNITAAVMLDALVVGGLDGAVSATRERFGVGEDTARADAARLLRDLLDRKVVRWA, from the coding sequence ATGCGCCTGATCCGCCGCGGCCGCACCGCCCCGATGTCTGTCGTGCCGGGGCGGGGTGTGCGGGTCACGCGCGTGGACGATGGGTACACGCTGATTGATGCGCGCGGTCGAGTGTTGCACCTCAACATCACGGCGGCGGTGATGTTGGACGCGCTGGTGGTCGGCGGCCTGGATGGCGCGGTGTCCGCGACTCGCGAACGGTTCGGTGTTGGTGAGGACACTGCTCGTGCCGACGCGGCCCGGCTGCTGAGGGACTTGCTGGACCGGAAGGTGGTGCGGTGGGCATGA